One stretch of Thermococcus sp. 21S9 DNA includes these proteins:
- the otg gene encoding methylated-DNA--protein-cysteine methyltransferase — MLAVERFRVNGRDVWIGVIFHGRIQGISFAFTRGELLERIRNLAEFLRKRGVGVSLDVQPSNYTELVYRVMVGELDNEKALSELSLEGVTPFERRVYEWLTKNVKRGTVITYGSLAKALETSPRAIGGAMKRNPYPIIVPCHRVVASDGIGYYSSGIEEKRFLLELEGVKEWTS; from the coding sequence ATGCTCGCGGTGGAGAGGTTCAGGGTCAACGGCCGGGACGTCTGGATTGGGGTAATCTTTCACGGTAGGATTCAGGGAATAAGCTTCGCCTTCACGAGGGGCGAGCTCTTGGAGAGAATCAGAAACCTCGCCGAGTTCCTCCGGAAACGAGGTGTTGGAGTTTCCCTCGACGTTCAGCCGAGCAATTACACAGAGCTCGTTTATCGCGTCATGGTCGGGGAGCTCGACAACGAGAAAGCCCTTTCCGAGCTCTCCTTAGAGGGCGTAACGCCCTTTGAGAGGCGCGTTTACGAATGGCTCACGAAAAACGTTAAAAGAGGCACCGTTATAACCTACGGTAGCCTTGCGAAGGCCCTCGAAACGTCGCCGAGAGCCATCGGCGGGGCGATGAAGAGGAACCCGTATCCGATAATCGTTCCCTGTCATCGGGTGGTGGCGAGCGACGGCATCGGCTACTACAGCTCTGGGATTGAAGAGAAGAGGTTCCTGCTTGAACTTGAGGGGGTGAAGGAATGGACAAGCTGA
- a CDS encoding RNA methyltransferase, whose product MLSVVLVEPEGPANIGMVARTMKNFGFSRLVLVNPNLTEESYSYAVHATDVLENAVIADTFEEALELFDLTVGTTGKPGKKFIPYRAPLYPWELRETLKGYTGEVGLFFGRESIGLKNEELERLDIIVTIPTSEDYPVMNLAQAVAVILYELSKAKPEPSVEALKPATREEKEALVRVWAELLNVLNYPKDGERRAVFVKVFRKAIGKAFLYGREVHTLIGPLRRAVKRLEEC is encoded by the coding sequence ATGCTCTCGGTCGTTCTCGTCGAACCTGAGGGGCCGGCGAACATAGGCATGGTAGCGCGGACGATGAAGAACTTCGGCTTCTCGCGGTTAGTCCTCGTGAACCCGAACCTGACGGAGGAGAGCTACAGCTACGCGGTCCACGCTACCGACGTCCTTGAAAACGCGGTCATAGCGGATACCTTTGAGGAGGCCCTGGAGCTATTCGATTTGACCGTCGGAACCACTGGAAAGCCAGGAAAGAAGTTCATACCCTACCGCGCACCGCTCTACCCCTGGGAGCTGAGGGAAACCTTGAAGGGCTACACCGGCGAGGTCGGTCTCTTCTTTGGCAGGGAGAGCATCGGTTTGAAGAACGAGGAGCTTGAGAGGCTCGACATAATTGTCACGATTCCGACGAGCGAGGATTATCCCGTTATGAACTTAGCTCAGGCGGTCGCGGTTATCCTCTACGAGCTCTCGAAGGCTAAACCGGAACCTTCGGTCGAAGCCTTGAAACCTGCGACGAGAGAGGAGAAGGAGGCGCTCGTTAGGGTGTGGGCTGAGCTTTTAAATGTTCTCAACTATCCGAAGGATGGGGAGAGGCGAGCTGTCTTCGTTAAGGTCTTTAGGAAAGCTATTGGCAAGGCTTTCCTCTACGGGAGAGAGGTGCACACCCTCATAGGCCCGCTGAGAAGGGCCGTTAAGAGGCTGGAGGAATGCTGA
- a CDS encoding 2-dehydropantoate 2-reductase, with the protein MRIYVLGAGSIGSLLGALLARAGNDVLLIGREEQVKAVNENGLKVTGIEEFEVKVNASLYAPKEPPDLLLLTTKSYSTKTALECARNCIGPETWVLSVQNGLGNEELALKLTPNVIGGITTNGAMLVDWGVVRWTGKGITVIGKYPTGKAEFVEEVAKVFNEAGIETSVTENAIGWKWAKAIVNSVINGLGTVLEVKNGALRDVPELEGISIEIAREGCMVAQQLGIEFEIHPLELLWDTIERTRENYNSTLQDIMRGRRTEVDYIHGKIVEYAHSVGLEAPRNELLWALIKGKENLNRGSGKV; encoded by the coding sequence ATGAGGATTTACGTGCTCGGAGCTGGAAGCATAGGTTCACTTCTCGGCGCGCTCCTGGCGAGGGCCGGAAACGACGTCCTGCTCATAGGGCGAGAGGAGCAGGTTAAAGCCGTAAACGAGAACGGACTGAAGGTTACCGGGATAGAAGAGTTCGAGGTTAAGGTTAACGCCTCGCTGTACGCACCTAAAGAACCGCCAGACCTGCTCCTCCTCACTACCAAGTCCTACTCAACGAAGACCGCCTTGGAGTGCGCGAGAAACTGCATAGGGCCGGAAACGTGGGTTCTGAGCGTCCAGAACGGTCTCGGAAACGAGGAGTTAGCCTTAAAGCTGACGCCCAACGTCATCGGGGGAATAACGACCAACGGCGCGATGCTCGTTGACTGGGGCGTCGTCAGGTGGACGGGGAAAGGGATAACCGTCATCGGGAAGTATCCGACTGGGAAGGCGGAGTTCGTCGAGGAGGTCGCGAAGGTCTTCAACGAGGCAGGGATAGAGACGAGCGTAACCGAGAACGCAATCGGCTGGAAGTGGGCGAAGGCGATAGTAAATTCCGTCATAAACGGACTCGGGACGGTTCTGGAGGTTAAGAACGGGGCCCTGCGCGACGTCCCAGAGCTGGAGGGAATCTCGATAGAGATAGCGCGGGAAGGGTGTATGGTTGCACAGCAACTCGGAATTGAGTTCGAAATTCACCCCCTCGAACTGCTCTGGGACACGATAGAGAGAACGCGGGAGAACTACAACTCAACGCTCCAGGACATAATGCGCGGAAGAAGGACGGAGGTGGACTACATTCACGGCAAAATCGTGGAATATGCTCATTCCGTTGGCCTCGAAGCCCCGAGGAACGAACTCCTGTGGGCACTCATCAAGGGGAAGGAAAACCTAAATAGGGGTAGTGGCAAAGTTTGA
- a CDS encoding TIGR00153 family protein has protein sequence MAIFGGKESNVFDAIDRHLNIVYETVKAFENLIEAYLNGDFEGAKELEERVTLLESEADKLRRSIELMLYEGAFLPASRGDYVRLSELIDQVADAAESAAHTLILAKPRVPEELKDEIMALVREAVKTYEKLMEAVKALNEDVDRALELAKETEDLEENADKVEYKLKAMVFDSETITTYAKLIWNQAITKVGDIADRAEDASDQVMLMAIKRRG, from the coding sequence ATGGCCATCTTCGGCGGTAAGGAAAGCAACGTTTTTGACGCCATAGACAGGCACCTAAACATCGTTTACGAAACCGTCAAGGCCTTTGAGAATCTCATCGAGGCGTACCTGAACGGTGATTTTGAGGGCGCGAAGGAACTCGAGGAGAGGGTAACCCTGCTCGAGAGTGAGGCCGACAAGCTCAGGAGAAGCATCGAACTCATGCTCTACGAGGGGGCCTTTCTGCCGGCGAGCAGGGGTGACTACGTGAGGCTGAGCGAGTTAATAGACCAGGTGGCAGACGCGGCCGAGAGCGCGGCCCACACGTTGATTCTCGCCAAGCCAAGGGTCCCTGAGGAGCTCAAAGACGAGATAATGGCCCTCGTGAGGGAGGCGGTAAAAACCTACGAGAAGCTCATGGAGGCGGTAAAGGCTCTCAACGAGGACGTTGACAGGGCTTTAGAGCTCGCAAAGGAGACGGAAGACCTTGAGGAGAACGCTGACAAGGTTGAGTACAAGCTCAAGGCGATGGTGTTTGACAGCGAGACGATAACAACATACGCAAAACTAATATGGAACCAGGCAATCACGAAGGTTGGCGACATAGCCGACCGCGCGGAAGACGCTTCCGACCAGGTAATGCTGATGGCAATAAAACGGAGGGGGTGA
- a CDS encoding hydroxyacid dehydrogenase, whose protein sequence is MKVLVAAPLHEKALDVLKNAGFEVLYEEYPDEERLVELVRDVDAIIVRSKPKVTRKVIENAPKLKVIGRAGVGLDNIDLEAAKERGIKVVNSPGASSRSVAELVFGLLFAVARKIAFADRKMREGVWAKKQCLGIELEGKTMGIIGFGRIGYEVAKIAKAFGMNVLLYDPRPNEERAKEVGGKFVDLETLLKESDVVTLHVPLIDATYHLINEERLKLMKPTAILINAARGAVVDNSALAKALQEGWIYGAGLDVFEEEPLPKDHPLTKLDNVVLTPHIGASTEEAQMRAGVQVAEQIVEILKG, encoded by the coding sequence ATGAAGGTTCTCGTTGCGGCGCCACTGCACGAGAAAGCCTTGGATGTTTTGAAGAACGCCGGTTTTGAGGTTCTTTACGAGGAGTATCCGGACGAGGAGAGGCTGGTAGAGCTCGTCCGCGATGTTGACGCGATTATCGTTAGGAGCAAGCCGAAGGTGACGAGAAAGGTCATCGAAAACGCTCCCAAGCTCAAGGTCATCGGAAGGGCCGGCGTCGGCCTGGACAACATAGACCTTGAGGCCGCGAAGGAGAGGGGCATTAAGGTCGTCAACAGCCCCGGAGCGAGCTCAAGGAGCGTCGCCGAGCTCGTCTTCGGACTTCTCTTCGCCGTCGCGAGGAAGATAGCCTTCGCTGACAGGAAGATGAGGGAAGGCGTCTGGGCCAAGAAGCAGTGCCTTGGAATCGAGCTCGAGGGCAAGACGATGGGTATAATCGGCTTCGGAAGGATAGGCTACGAGGTGGCCAAGATAGCGAAGGCCTTCGGAATGAACGTTCTCCTCTACGACCCGAGACCGAACGAGGAGCGCGCAAAGGAGGTCGGAGGAAAGTTCGTCGACCTTGAGACCCTTCTGAAGGAGAGCGACGTGGTAACGCTCCACGTCCCGCTCATCGACGCCACCTACCACCTCATAAACGAGGAGCGCCTTAAGCTCATGAAGCCGACCGCGATACTCATCAACGCGGCAAGGGGTGCTGTCGTTGACAACAGCGCCCTCGCAAAGGCCCTTCAGGAGGGCTGGATTTACGGAGCCGGTCTGGACGTCTTCGAAGAGGAGCCCCTTCCGAAGGACCATCCGCTCACCAAGCTCGACAACGTCGTTCTAACCCCACACATCGGTGCCTCCACCGAGGAGGCCCAGATGCGCGCTGGAGTCCAGGTCGCGGAGCAGATAGTCGAGATTCTGAAGGGCTGA
- a CDS encoding fumarate hydratase translates to MIEAIVEAIRLAVTRIPDDVVSALKKAYEREENGVARFNLENILRAIEIGKAEAIPVCQDTGTLTFFVKAGLNSPFLGEIEGAIVEATRLATKEVPLRPNAVNVLTGKNSGDNTGRGVPVIHWELVEGDEIEMAVLPKGGGSENCSALAMLTPGEGWEGVKRFVVERVKACGGKPCPPVILGIGVGGGADYSLLLAKKALLMRVGERNPDERIAEIEGELLEEVNALGIGPMGMGGRTTALDVKIEVAHRHPASFPVGLVVQCWADRRAFVRIKPDGRVEVWQ, encoded by the coding sequence TTGATAGAGGCAATCGTCGAGGCGATAAGGCTCGCTGTGACGAGAATTCCAGATGACGTCGTTTCCGCTCTGAAGAAAGCCTACGAGCGCGAGGAAAACGGGGTGGCGCGCTTCAACCTTGAGAACATCCTGAGGGCGATAGAGATTGGAAAGGCAGAAGCAATACCAGTCTGTCAGGACACGGGAACGCTCACCTTCTTCGTGAAAGCCGGCCTGAACAGCCCGTTTCTGGGAGAAATCGAGGGTGCAATAGTGGAAGCCACGAGGCTCGCGACGAAGGAGGTCCCGCTCAGGCCCAACGCGGTGAACGTTCTCACGGGAAAGAACTCGGGCGACAACACGGGCAGGGGCGTCCCTGTAATCCACTGGGAGCTTGTTGAGGGCGATGAAATCGAGATGGCGGTTCTTCCAAAGGGCGGAGGAAGCGAGAACTGCTCCGCCCTGGCGATGCTCACCCCGGGCGAGGGCTGGGAGGGCGTTAAGCGCTTCGTGGTCGAGAGGGTCAAGGCCTGCGGTGGAAAGCCCTGTCCGCCCGTAATTCTTGGCATAGGCGTCGGCGGTGGCGCCGATTACTCCCTCCTGCTGGCGAAGAAAGCACTCCTCATGAGGGTCGGCGAGAGGAACCCCGATGAAAGGATTGCGGAAATCGAGGGGGAGCTTTTGGAGGAAGTTAACGCCCTCGGAATCGGCCCGATGGGAATGGGCGGGAGAACGACCGCTCTGGACGTAAAGATAGAGGTCGCTCACAGGCACCCGGCGAGCTTTCCCGTCGGTTTAGTCGTCCAGTGCTGGGCGGACAGGCGGGCCTTCGTGAGGATAAAGCCCGACGGGAGGGTCGAGGTGTGGCAGTGA